TGGACTTATTCGCCCACCGCAAAGCCCACGTGATCGGCGTCCGGGAAGCAGCCCTATGGTCAGCGGTGTGGGTTGCCTTTGGAGTTGGTTTCGGCGCGCTCGTGTGGCAACTCTACGGAGCCGAATACGGTCAGCAGTACTTCGCCGGATACCTGATAGAGAAGTCCCTCGCCGTGGACAACGTATTCATCTGGGCCATCATCTTCACCTACTTCGCCGTCCCCCGGGAGTACCAGCACCGCGTGCTGTTCTTCGGCGTGCTGGGGGCTCTCATTTTCCGCGGCATCTTCATCGCGGCAGGATCAGCCATCATCGCCAGCGCCGGATGGGTGCTCTACCTGTTCGCAGCCTTCCTCCTCATCACCGGCTACCGCATGATCCGGCACCGCAACGAACACCTCGACCCGGAAAAATCCAAAACCCTGGCGCTGTTCAGGAAGAAGGTCCCCATGACCAATGACTTCCATGGCCAAAGATTCCTCATCCGGAAGAACGGCGTCCTTCTTGCCACCCCGTTGCTAGCGGTCCTGGCCCTGGTCGAATTCACGGACATCATCTTCGCCGTGGACTCCATCCCGGCGATCTTCGCCGTCACTGACGAAGTCTTCCTCGTCTTCACCGCCAACGCCTTCGCGATCCTCGGGCTCAGAGCCATGTACTTCCTCCTCGCGGACCTGATCCACCGCTTCATC
The sequence above is a segment of the Arthrobacter sp. StoSoilB22 genome. Coding sequences within it:
- a CDS encoding TerC family protein, with product MNVPLWAWLAVLGVIVLMLAVDLFAHRKAHVIGVREAALWSAVWVAFGVGFGALVWQLYGAEYGQQYFAGYLIEKSLAVDNVFIWAIIFTYFAVPREYQHRVLFFGVLGALIFRGIFIAAGSAIIASAGWVLYLFAAFLLITGYRMIRHRNEHLDPEKSKTLALFRKKVPMTNDFHGQRFLIRKNGVLLATPLLAVLALVEFTDIIFAVDSIPAIFAVTDEVFLVFTANAFAILGLRAMYFLLADLIHRFIYLKIGLALVLIWVGIKMLLKIDIYYIPTPISLAVIATILGVSIGMSLWATRGQGRKELPAPAKPPFGTATPQELEALEPLWRNSWAKKQHTPQEHPQGSGEHRPTVSEGDKK